From bacterium, the proteins below share one genomic window:
- a CDS encoding PAS domain-containing protein, whose translation MNKKTKKPASQKTSGRARKPAARQLSKSPRFMEIYHALADRSSRALIICNSKGRLLSCNPRTYELFGYS comes from the coding sequence ATGAACAAGAAAACGAAAAAGCCGGCGTCGCAAAAAACTTCCGGCCGGGCGCGCAAACCCGCTGCCAGGCAGCTGAGCAAGTCGCCGCGGTTTATGGAGATCTATCATGCTCTGGCGGATCGCTCCAGCCGGGCTTTGATCATCTGCAACAGCAAAGGGAGGTTGCTGTCCTGCAATCCCAGGACCTATGAGCTGTTCGGCTATTC